The following proteins are encoded in a genomic region of Bradyrhizobium sp. SK17:
- a CDS encoding hydantoinase/oxoprolinase family protein, translating to MYTIGVDVGGTYTDLVATDQTGRTVFAKSPSTPADQSIGVMAGLDELARRLGVTRTAMLAATDRLVHGTTVATNALLERKGAKVALLTTEGHRDVVEMREGLKPDRYDLRTPPPEPLVPRERRFGVRERLKADGSAAVALDATALGDVIAEVKRSGANSVAVCFLHAYLNPAHELAAVARLAKELPEISVSRSSDVLPQIKEYERVSTTIVNAYVAPTVRRYLANLERGLHEAGFKGSLFVVLSHGGMAPVEEASRLAAGTVLSGPAGGISGSRRCAEMLGIPDLVPFDMGGTSTDISLIADGQASLSADGMLAGQRIALRSLDIASIAAGGGSIASVDGSRTLRVGPESAGSVPGPACYGNGGTAAAVTDANVVLGYLDAAAFMGGARPLDRAASEAAVDRIAAALELSRIEAAAGIYKMINLKMADGIRLMTLRRGVDPRKFALLSFGGAAGMHAAEVARELEIKRIIVPTVASVLSAWGMLTSDLRYEVSRTHYGTGRISADEVRALFAALEAQAAGRLRDWFKGDIAIERSAEMRYGEQVFEIDVPLGDLDLGAADLVAQIEERFHRRHEELYTYASRGQEVVFVNARVAAVGKVAPRGSEAGGTPSAAPCAPRGKRQAWFGAWREVPVYALDDLKPGQSLAGPAVIEAETTTVLVDDGDRVAVNPLGWLDITLR from the coding sequence ATGTATACGATTGGCGTTGACGTCGGCGGCACCTACACCGATCTGGTTGCGACGGATCAAACCGGGCGAACCGTGTTCGCGAAATCGCCTTCCACGCCGGCCGATCAGTCGATCGGCGTGATGGCCGGACTGGACGAGCTGGCGCGGCGTCTCGGCGTCACGCGCACGGCGATGCTTGCCGCCACCGACCGCCTGGTGCACGGCACCACGGTCGCGACCAACGCGCTGCTGGAGCGCAAGGGCGCAAAGGTCGCGCTGCTCACCACCGAGGGCCATCGCGACGTCGTCGAGATGCGCGAAGGGCTGAAGCCGGATCGCTACGATCTGCGCACGCCGCCGCCGGAGCCGCTGGTGCCCCGCGAGCGCCGCTTCGGCGTACGCGAGCGGCTGAAGGCCGACGGCAGCGCTGCGGTGGCGCTCGATGCCACGGCGCTCGGCGACGTCATCGCCGAGGTGAAACGATCCGGCGCGAATTCGGTCGCGGTGTGCTTCCTGCACGCCTATCTCAATCCGGCGCATGAGCTTGCCGCGGTCGCACGGCTGGCGAAGGAATTGCCCGAGATCAGCGTGTCGCGTTCCAGCGACGTGCTGCCGCAGATCAAGGAATATGAGCGCGTCTCGACCACCATCGTGAACGCCTATGTCGCACCGACGGTGCGGCGCTATCTCGCCAATCTGGAGCGCGGCCTGCATGAGGCCGGCTTCAAAGGGTCGCTGTTCGTCGTGCTGTCGCATGGCGGCATGGCGCCGGTGGAGGAAGCCTCGCGGCTCGCCGCCGGCACCGTGCTGTCGGGGCCGGCCGGCGGCATCTCCGGCAGCCGCCGCTGCGCCGAGATGCTCGGGATTCCCGATCTGGTGCCGTTCGACATGGGCGGCACCTCGACCGATATTTCGCTGATCGCGGATGGCCAGGCGTCGCTGTCGGCCGACGGCATGCTGGCGGGCCAGCGTATCGCGCTGCGCAGCCTCGACATCGCCAGCATCGCGGCCGGCGGCGGCTCGATCGCGAGCGTCGACGGCAGCCGCACCTTGCGGGTCGGGCCGGAGAGCGCGGGCTCGGTGCCGGGCCCGGCTTGTTACGGCAATGGCGGCACCGCGGCCGCCGTGACAGACGCCAATGTCGTGCTCGGCTATCTCGATGCCGCGGCCTTCATGGGCGGCGCGCGGCCGCTCGATCGCGCGGCATCGGAAGCCGCGGTCGACCGGATCGCTGCGGCGCTCGAACTGTCGCGGATCGAGGCTGCCGCCGGCATCTACAAGATGATCAACCTGAAGATGGCCGACGGCATCCGCCTGATGACCTTGCGCCGGGGCGTCGATCCCAGAAAATTCGCGCTGCTCAGTTTCGGCGGCGCCGCCGGCATGCACGCGGCCGAAGTCGCGCGCGAGCTCGAGATCAAGCGCATCATCGTGCCGACAGTGGCCTCCGTGCTGTCGGCCTGGGGCATGCTGACCAGCGACCTGCGCTACGAGGTCAGCCGCACGCATTACGGCACGGGGCGGATTTCCGCCGACGAGGTGCGTGCGCTGTTCGCTGCCCTGGAGGCGCAGGCGGCGGGCCGCCTGCGTGACTGGTTCAAGGGCGACATCGCGATCGAGCGCTCGGCCGAGATGCGTTACGGCGAGCAGGTGTTCGAGATCGACGTGCCGCTCGGTGACCTCGATCTCGGCGCCGCCGATCTGGTAGCGCAGATCGAGGAGCGTTTCCATCGCCGCCATGAGGAGCTCTACACCTATGCCTCGCGTGGGCAGGAGGTGGTGTTCGTCAATGCGCGTGTCGCCGCGGTCGGCAAGGTGGCGCCACGCGGCAGCGAGGCTGGCGGGACGCCGTCGGCTGCGCCCTGCGCACCGCGCGGCAAACGGCAGGCCTGGTTCGGTGCCTGGCGCGAAGTGCCGGTTTATGCGCTCGACGACCTCAAGCCGGGGCAATCGCTGGCTGGTCCCGCTGTGATCGAGGCCGAAACCACCACGGTTCTGGTCGATGATGGCGACCGCGTCGCGGTCAATCCGCTGGGCTGGCTCGACATAACATTGCGCTGA
- a CDS encoding ABC transporter substrate-binding protein, which yields MQTKRQPVLSTVLALAAVLAAAPLRAQQASEAAGSEIRIGNVMPYTGPLAAFATIGRAEAAYFDMVNEHGGINGRKVRFVSVDDSSNPKTAMEQTRDLVEQHDVLVMFGSFGTPSNLAVRKYLNEKKIPQLFVASGDEEWAHPASFPWTMGWQPTFRAEGRIYANYIQAAYPSRKIAVLWQNDQFGRDLFKGLQEGLGDTAGMIVADLAFDASETAIQNQIGILKNSGADILVFDGAPAIAARAIRVAADLDWHPVFILDNASASIASALRPAGLQNSLGVISTSFLKDAGDAAWKNDPQIKAWDAFMDKYYPDGDKDDIYAVFGYAAADTLMQVLRQCGDDLSRDNIMRQAASLKNFQSPIALPGIVINTGPKDFRPIKQMRLVQFDGNAWQPIGDVIESAFTPVREDN from the coding sequence ATGCAAACAAAACGACAACCCGTGCTTTCGACAGTCCTGGCCCTCGCAGCTGTTCTCGCGGCAGCGCCGTTGCGCGCGCAGCAGGCGTCGGAGGCGGCCGGCAGCGAAATCCGCATCGGCAATGTGATGCCTTACACCGGGCCGCTCGCCGCGTTCGCGACCATCGGGCGGGCCGAGGCGGCCTATTTCGACATGGTCAACGAACATGGTGGCATCAACGGCCGCAAGGTCAGGTTCGTCTCGGTCGATGACAGCTCCAATCCGAAGACCGCGATGGAGCAGACCCGCGATCTGGTCGAGCAGCACGATGTGCTGGTGATGTTCGGCTCGTTCGGCACGCCGAGTAACCTCGCCGTGCGGAAATATCTCAACGAGAAGAAGATCCCGCAGCTGTTCGTCGCGTCCGGCGACGAGGAATGGGCGCATCCCGCGAGCTTTCCCTGGACCATGGGCTGGCAGCCGACCTTCCGCGCCGAGGGACGGATCTATGCCAATTACATCCAGGCCGCCTATCCTTCGCGCAAGATCGCGGTGCTCTGGCAGAACGACCAATTCGGCCGCGACCTGTTCAAGGGATTGCAGGAAGGGCTCGGCGACACCGCCGGCATGATCGTCGCCGACCTCGCTTTCGACGCATCGGAGACCGCGATCCAGAACCAGATCGGGATCCTGAAGAATTCCGGCGCCGACATATTGGTGTTCGACGGCGCGCCGGCGATCGCGGCGCGCGCGATCCGCGTCGCCGCCGACCTCGACTGGCATCCGGTGTTCATCCTCGACAATGCCTCGGCATCGATCGCCAGCGCATTGCGGCCGGCGGGCCTGCAAAACTCGCTCGGCGTGATCTCGACCTCGTTCCTGAAAGACGCCGGCGACGCCGCCTGGAAGAACGACCCGCAGATCAAGGCGTGGGACGCCTTCATGGACAAATACTACCCCGACGGCGACAAGGACGACATCTATGCCGTGTTCGGCTATGCCGCCGCCGACACGCTGATGCAGGTGCTGCGCCAATGCGGCGACGACCTGTCGCGCGACAACATCATGCGGCAGGCGGCGTCGCTGAAGAACTTTCAGAGCCCGATTGCGCTGCCCGGAATCGTCATCAACACCGGGCCGAAGGATTTCCGCCCGATCAAGCAGATGCGGCTGGTGCAGTTCGACGGCAATGCCTGGCAGCCGATCGGCGACGTGATCGAGAGCGCGTTCACGCCGGTGCGGGAGGATAATTGA
- a CDS encoding mandelate racemase/muconate lactonizing enzyme family protein: MSKSTTIKSVETLACDAGWRNYHFVKVTTTDGLVGWSEYDEGFGAPGVTAAIERLSARVIGKNAFEHERIYVELFAATRPAAGGVVALALGAIENALLDVKAKALGVPCYDLLGGKIRDRVRVYWSHCATWRINHPDWYKPAITDLDGVKAIGAEVREKKFTAMKTNIFVYTDGKPQGWRPGFGSPFQPEINVDRTVLRNLCMHLEAIRDGAGPDVDLLLDLNFNAKTEGYLKILRAIEKMDMFWVEIDTFNPQALGYIRRQSPHPISSCETLLGLREFLPYFTEQAMDVAIIDTPWNGVWQSMKIAAAAEHFEVNVAPHNFYGHLCTMMNAHFCAAVPNLRIMETDIDRLAWDHELFTHVPEFVDGHLVIPDRPGWGTEPNEEGLRAHPPKNKGGLLNYGLKK; this comes from the coding sequence ATGAGCAAATCCACCACGATCAAAAGCGTCGAGACGCTCGCCTGCGATGCCGGCTGGCGGAATTATCACTTCGTCAAGGTGACGACCACGGATGGGCTGGTCGGTTGGAGCGAATATGACGAGGGTTTTGGCGCGCCCGGCGTGACGGCGGCGATCGAGCGGCTGTCGGCGCGGGTGATCGGCAAGAACGCCTTCGAGCATGAGCGGATCTATGTCGAGCTGTTCGCCGCGACGCGGCCTGCCGCCGGCGGCGTGGTGGCGCTGGCGTTGGGCGCCATCGAGAACGCGCTGCTCGACGTCAAGGCCAAGGCGCTCGGCGTGCCCTGCTACGACCTGCTCGGCGGCAAGATCCGCGACCGTGTGCGGGTCTACTGGTCGCATTGCGCGACCTGGCGCATCAATCATCCCGATTGGTACAAGCCGGCCATCACTGATCTCGACGGCGTCAAGGCGATCGGCGCCGAGGTGCGCGAGAAGAAATTCACGGCGATGAAGACCAACATCTTCGTCTATACCGACGGCAAGCCGCAGGGCTGGCGCCCTGGTTTCGGCTCGCCATTCCAGCCCGAGATCAATGTCGACCGCACCGTGCTGCGCAATCTCTGCATGCATCTGGAGGCGATCCGCGACGGCGCCGGGCCGGATGTCGACCTTTTGCTCGACCTCAACTTCAACGCCAAGACCGAAGGCTATCTGAAGATCCTGCGCGCCATCGAGAAGATGGACATGTTCTGGGTCGAGATCGACACCTTCAACCCGCAGGCGCTCGGCTATATCCGCCGCCAGAGCCCGCACCCGATCTCGTCCTGCGAAACGCTATTGGGCCTGCGCGAATTCCTACCCTATTTCACCGAGCAAGCGATGGACGTCGCGATCATCGACACGCCGTGGAACGGGGTGTGGCAATCGATGAAGATCGCAGCCGCAGCCGAGCATTTCGAGGTCAACGTCGCGCCGCATAATTTCTACGGCCATCTCTGCACCATGATGAACGCGCATTTCTGCGCCGCGGTGCCGAACTTGAGGATCATGGAGACCGACATCGACCGGTTGGCCTGGGACCACGAGCTGTTCACCCATGTGCCCGAATTCGTCGACGGCCATCTGGTGATCCCGGACCGCCCGGGCTGGGGCACCGAGCCGAACGAAGAAGGCCTGCGCGCGCATCCGCCGAAGAATAAGGGCGGGTTGCTGAACTACGGGCTGAAGAAGTAA
- a CDS encoding amidohydrolase family protein, translating to MIAKPAFDLVFRNAVTRRSASAVDIGIADGRITAIAPRLTCETVEVDLGGRLALGGFVDTHIHLDKACLLGRCGHDHNSVADAIRAVSAMKRDFTVEDVYARGAGVIERAITAGTTRMRTHVEIDPRIGLRGFEAVKALKRDYAWALDLSVCVFPQEGLTNDPGADELLVAALHDGTEAIGGCPYVDTDPNAHISRIFDLAQQFDIDVDLHLDFDLDPSWWHMEEVCRQTERRNYHGRVAIGHATKLSALPPDRLKAASARLAAAGVAVTVLPATDLYLMGRDVTHNAPRGLTAAHRLVASGVLCSVATNNVQNPFTPFGDASLLRMANLYANAAHAGIGEFETCLDLVTELPARLMNLSDYGIAVGNPADLVVLDCDSGTNAIAELPDVLMGFKRGRKTFERQRPRLFRPTAPSPSS from the coding sequence ATGATCGCGAAACCTGCCTTCGACCTGGTCTTCCGCAATGCCGTGACGCGCAGATCGGCGTCCGCGGTCGATATCGGCATCGCCGACGGCAGGATCACCGCGATCGCGCCACGGCTTACCTGCGAGACTGTCGAGGTCGACCTCGGCGGCCGGCTGGCGCTGGGCGGCTTCGTCGACACCCATATCCATCTCGACAAGGCCTGCCTGCTCGGCCGTTGCGGCCACGACCACAACAGCGTCGCGGACGCGATCCGTGCGGTGTCGGCGATGAAGCGCGATTTCACGGTCGAGGACGTCTACGCGCGCGGCGCCGGGGTGATCGAGCGCGCGATCACCGCGGGCACCACGCGGATGCGGACCCATGTCGAGATCGACCCGCGGATCGGATTGCGCGGCTTCGAGGCGGTCAAGGCGCTGAAACGCGACTACGCCTGGGCGCTCGATCTCTCGGTCTGCGTCTTTCCGCAGGAAGGCCTGACCAACGACCCCGGCGCCGACGAGCTGCTGGTCGCGGCACTCCACGACGGCACCGAGGCGATCGGCGGCTGTCCTTATGTCGACACCGACCCGAACGCGCATATTTCGCGCATCTTCGACCTGGCGCAGCAATTCGACATCGATGTCGACCTGCATCTCGACTTCGATCTCGATCCGTCGTGGTGGCACATGGAAGAGGTCTGCCGGCAGACCGAGCGGCGCAACTATCACGGCCGCGTTGCGATCGGACATGCGACCAAACTCTCCGCGCTGCCGCCCGACAGGTTGAAGGCGGCGAGCGCGCGTCTCGCCGCAGCCGGTGTCGCGGTCACCGTGCTGCCCGCCACCGACCTCTATCTGATGGGCCGCGACGTAACGCACAATGCCCCGCGCGGCCTGACCGCTGCGCATCGGCTCGTGGCCAGTGGCGTGCTGTGCTCGGTCGCGACCAACAATGTGCAAAACCCGTTCACACCGTTCGGCGACGCGTCGCTGCTGCGGATGGCCAATCTCTACGCCAATGCCGCGCATGCCGGGATCGGCGAGTTCGAAACCTGCCTCGATCTGGTCACCGAGCTGCCGGCGCGGCTGATGAACCTCAGCGATTACGGCATCGCCGTCGGTAACCCCGCTGACCTCGTCGTGCTCGATTGCGACAGCGGAACCAATGCGATCGCCGAGCTGCCCGATGTGCTGATGGGCTTCAAGCGCGGCCGCAAGACCTTCGAGCGCCAGCGGCCGAGATTGTTCCGGCCGACTGCTCCTTCCCCGTCATCCTGA
- a CDS encoding GntR family transcriptional regulator: MAARADTSKTAESSDKVSVICRALRRAIIEQALEPGAKLPEDSLGERFGVSRTIARHALGQLAAEGLVELRRNRIAVVATPSWQEARDAFDIRIELERLVVRQLAGKLTKAQIAELTAHVDAEDRARDGTDAVSIRLATEFHILLAHMTNSPILVRYVSEVAYRCCLTLSLYSRPHSSECAINEHRAIIGALVKGDADKVMGLMHSHLDSVATRALVAPTPQRGRDLLDILAPYADEASGDRVVKLPKAARGR, translated from the coding sequence ATGGCGGCGCGTGCCGACACCAGCAAGACGGCTGAATCGTCCGACAAGGTCAGCGTGATCTGCCGCGCGCTGCGGCGGGCGATCATCGAGCAGGCGCTGGAGCCCGGCGCAAAACTGCCCGAGGACTCGCTGGGCGAACGCTTCGGCGTCAGCCGCACCATCGCGCGGCATGCGCTCGGGCAACTCGCCGCCGAAGGCCTGGTCGAGCTGCGCCGCAACCGCATCGCCGTGGTGGCGACGCCGAGTTGGCAGGAGGCGCGCGATGCCTTCGACATCCGCATCGAGCTGGAGCGGCTGGTGGTGCGGCAACTCGCCGGCAAGCTGACCAAGGCACAGATCGCCGAACTGACTGCCCATGTCGACGCCGAGGATCGCGCCCGCGACGGCACCGACGCGGTATCGATCCGGCTCGCCACCGAATTCCACATCCTGCTCGCCCATATGACGAACAGCCCGATCCTGGTGCGCTATGTCAGCGAGGTCGCCTATCGCTGCTGCCTGACGCTGTCGCTGTACAGCCGGCCGCATTCATCGGAATGCGCGATCAACGAGCACCGCGCGATCATCGGAGCGCTGGTGAAGGGCGACGCCGACAAGGTGATGGGGCTGATGCACAGCCATCTGGACTCGGTCGCGACCCGCGCCCTCGTCGCGCCGACACCGCAGCGCGGCCGGGATCTGCTGGATATTCTGGCGCCCTATGCCGATGAGGCGAGCGGCGACCGGGTGGTGAAGCTGCCGAAGGCAGCGCGGGGAAGGTAA
- a CDS encoding ABC transporter ATP-binding protein, translating to MQPNSDFAGEPMAAGSAPTAIELSEASVTFGRGARAVPALSKTTLRIADGEFVALVGPSGCGKSTILRLVSGLARPTTGVVIVGGREVAARAMRVGMAFQNPTMLPWMTIEKNIMLPLKIVEPFRSQFRRLRKTEFRDKANALLEQVGLKGFGGRYPWQLSGGMLQRANLCRALIHEPRMLLLDEPFGALDQFTREELWGILQALWMTHKPTVLLVTHDLREAGFLASRICVMSARPGRILDDSRVDFARPRTVAMTFEPDFVALNQKLRAFIVDARSAAREGA from the coding sequence ATGCAACCAAATTCCGATTTCGCCGGCGAGCCGATGGCCGCCGGATCCGCGCCGACTGCCATCGAGCTGTCGGAAGCCTCCGTCACCTTCGGCCGCGGCGCCCGCGCCGTGCCGGCTTTGTCAAAAACCACGCTGCGGATCGCCGACGGCGAGTTCGTCGCGCTGGTCGGCCCGTCCGGCTGCGGCAAGTCCACCATCCTGCGGCTGGTCTCAGGCCTGGCGCGGCCGACCACCGGTGTCGTCATCGTCGGTGGCCGCGAGGTCGCGGCGCGCGCGATGCGGGTCGGCATGGCGTTCCAGAACCCGACCATGCTGCCGTGGATGACGATCGAAAAGAACATCATGCTGCCGCTGAAGATCGTCGAGCCGTTCCGCTCGCAGTTCCGCAGGCTGCGCAAGACCGAATTCCGTGACAAGGCCAATGCGCTGCTCGAACAGGTCGGGCTGAAGGGCTTTGGCGGCCGCTATCCGTGGCAGCTTTCCGGCGGCATGCTCCAGCGCGCCAATCTGTGCCGCGCATTGATCCACGAGCCGCGCATGCTGTTGCTCGACGAGCCGTTCGGCGCGCTCGACCAGTTCACCCGCGAGGAGCTGTGGGGAATCCTGCAAGCACTCTGGATGACCCACAAGCCGACCGTGCTGCTGGTCACCCACGATCTGCGCGAGGCCGGATTCCTGGCGAGCCGCATCTGCGTGATGAGCGCGCGGCCCGGCCGCATCCTCGATGACTCCCGGGTCGACTTTGCCCGGCCGCGCACCGTGGCGATGACCTTCGAGCCGGATTTCGTCGCGCTCAACCAGAAGCTCCGCGCCTTCATCGTCGATGCGCGCAGCGCCGCGCGAGAGGGAGCCTGA
- a CDS encoding ABC transporter permease, which yields MSVSDIRQKAWSAALIVLFFVAWELFCVMTGMSDLVLPRPSQVFVTLFEKFPILWPHIVQTLVTTMIGFVLGVALGVALGAVIGVSKTAYDTCYPLLVGFSSIPKVAVVPIFVLWFGSGTVPAVLTSLSICFFPIVVNIATGLATTEPELEDVLKALGASKFDILWNVGLPRTMPFFFASLKVAVSYAFVGAVLSETVASNRGIGNVMMTASSNFNVPLVFAGLFVLAGLGVALYVLFSLIEGQVTGWATRKDNVIAT from the coding sequence ATGTCCGTGTCAGATATCCGGCAGAAGGCCTGGTCCGCCGCGTTGATCGTGCTGTTCTTCGTCGCCTGGGAACTGTTCTGCGTGATGACGGGGATGTCGGACCTGGTGCTGCCGCGGCCGTCGCAGGTCTTCGTCACGCTGTTCGAGAAATTCCCGATCCTGTGGCCCCATATCGTGCAGACGCTGGTGACCACGATGATCGGCTTCGTGCTCGGCGTGGCCCTCGGCGTCGCGCTCGGTGCCGTGATCGGGGTGTCGAAAACCGCCTACGACACCTGTTATCCGCTGCTGGTCGGGTTCTCGTCGATCCCGAAGGTCGCTGTGGTGCCGATCTTCGTGCTGTGGTTCGGCTCCGGCACGGTGCCGGCAGTGCTGACCTCGCTGTCGATCTGCTTCTTTCCGATCGTCGTCAACATCGCAACCGGCCTCGCCACCACCGAGCCGGAGCTCGAAGATGTCCTGAAGGCGCTCGGCGCCAGCAAGTTCGACATCCTGTGGAATGTCGGGCTGCCGCGCACGATGCCGTTCTTCTTCGCCTCGCTGAAGGTCGCGGTGTCCTACGCGTTCGTCGGCGCGGTGCTGTCGGAGACCGTCGCCTCGAACCGCGGCATCGGCAATGTGATGATGACCGCATCCTCCAATTTCAACGTGCCGCTGGTGTTCGCCGGGCTGTTCGTGCTCGCCGGGCTCGGCGTCGCACTCTACGTGCTGTTCTCGCTGATCGAGGGCCAGGTGACGGGCTGGGCGACACGCAAGGACAATGTCATCGCCACCTGA
- a CDS encoding ABC transporter substrate-binding protein, with protein MLKTISAALLGLAMVAAPARAEETTIKFTLGWKTQGSDAAFFYAKDHGYFKEEGLNVVIDQGEGSGATVTRIMSGAYDAGFGDVNAIIQNAAARPQDAPVMVYMMWNQPPFAIVAKNSSGIKSIKDFEGHTLGGAQGTPTTRLLPVFVHKNGLDGDKIKISNMAPNLQEPMLIKGDIDAALVFNITSYFNLVLNRQDPDKDFKWFSFGDYGLDLYSNGVMVSRKLIASNPKAVAGLVRAINKGAIAVAKDQNAAMKAALNYDNLINVDVEKRRLQYSFEKLIVSPEMKEIGIGDVKDDRMARAIGFIVEGYQLARTPTPAEVFSRDFLPPRAERELVYTAN; from the coding sequence ATGCTGAAGACAATAAGCGCCGCGTTGCTGGGACTTGCCATGGTGGCCGCGCCCGCTCGCGCCGAGGAAACCACCATCAAGTTTACGCTGGGCTGGAAGACGCAAGGCTCGGATGCCGCGTTCTTCTACGCCAAGGATCACGGCTACTTCAAGGAGGAAGGCCTCAACGTCGTGATCGACCAGGGCGAGGGCTCCGGCGCCACGGTGACGCGCATCATGTCGGGCGCCTACGACGCAGGCTTCGGCGACGTCAACGCGATCATCCAGAATGCTGCGGCCAGGCCGCAGGATGCGCCTGTGATGGTCTACATGATGTGGAACCAGCCGCCGTTCGCGATCGTCGCCAAGAATTCGAGCGGCATCAAGTCGATCAAGGATTTCGAGGGCCATACGCTGGGCGGCGCGCAGGGCACGCCGACCACGCGGCTGCTGCCGGTGTTCGTGCACAAGAACGGGCTCGACGGCGACAAGATCAAGATCTCCAACATGGCGCCGAACCTGCAAGAGCCGATGCTGATCAAGGGCGATATCGACGCCGCGCTGGTGTTCAACATCACGAGCTACTTCAACCTGGTGCTGAACCGCCAGGATCCCGACAAGGACTTCAAATGGTTCTCGTTCGGCGACTACGGGCTCGATCTCTATTCCAACGGCGTGATGGTGTCGCGCAAGCTGATCGCGTCGAACCCGAAGGCGGTGGCCGGCCTCGTCCGCGCCATCAACAAGGGCGCGATCGCGGTCGCCAAGGACCAGAACGCCGCCATGAAGGCCGCGCTCAACTACGACAATCTGATCAATGTCGACGTCGAGAAGCGCCGGCTGCAATATTCCTTCGAGAAGCTGATCGTCTCGCCGGAGATGAAGGAGATCGGCATCGGCGACGTCAAGGACGACCGCATGGCCCGCGCCATCGGCTTCATCGTCGAGGGCTACCAACTCGCCCGCACGCCGACCCCGGCCGAAGTGTTTTCGCGTGATTTCCTGCCGCCGCGGGCGGAGCGGGAGTTGGTGTACACCGCGAATTGA
- a CDS encoding amidohydrolase family protein, protein MTAEDVAMDVTATRLFSGPDGGIRNDVVLHHDAGVITDISAAASPATGPRCLILPAFVNAHDHARPRASSFGAVGMPLESWILRTVLGTPVDPYLAAAAAFARAAQAGCAAMMVHYTRPSGTMPLVEEARAIARAASDVGIRIAFAIAVRDQNPIVYGDSEPVLAALAGDDRSTIEQLFVRAPMSPKAHIELTDAIAAAIAGPKVDVQLGPAGVQWCSKPLLEAVAENSAQTGRRVHMHLLETIYQRRWADQYFPGGVVRYLRDIGLLSERLTLAHCIHARPDEIEMIAASGARIVTNFSSNLHLRSGLAPIAAAHECGCAIAVGVDGLALDEDDDILREMRLVQMMHGGLGFKRGWTVPEFFALAIRNGRRAVGAPGTGELAVGAPADFVSIDLDRLERDQILDADPLELLFARGNASLVDRLVVDGRTVAKVGRCLGVDLPAIELELCGIHRASCATYAHVLRAWPRLSNALRHWFEAQLTCN, encoded by the coding sequence ATGACGGCGGAGGACGTTGCGATGGACGTCACGGCAACCCGCTTGTTCTCCGGTCCCGACGGCGGCATCCGCAACGACGTCGTGCTCCATCATGACGCCGGCGTCATCACCGATATCTCCGCAGCCGCGAGCCCCGCGACCGGCCCGCGCTGCCTGATCCTGCCCGCCTTCGTCAACGCCCACGATCACGCCCGCCCGCGGGCGTCGAGTTTCGGCGCGGTCGGCATGCCCTTGGAGAGCTGGATCCTGCGCACGGTGCTGGGCACGCCGGTCGATCCCTATCTGGCCGCGGCCGCGGCGTTCGCTCGTGCGGCGCAGGCCGGCTGCGCCGCGATGATGGTGCACTACACGCGTCCGAGCGGCACCATGCCGCTGGTCGAGGAAGCCCGGGCGATCGCGCGCGCCGCCAGCGACGTCGGCATCCGCATCGCGTTTGCGATCGCGGTGCGCGACCAGAACCCGATCGTCTATGGCGACAGCGAGCCGGTGCTCGCAGCGCTCGCCGGCGACGACCGCAGCACGATCGAGCAGTTGTTTGTTCGGGCCCCGATGTCGCCGAAAGCCCATATCGAGCTGACCGATGCCATCGCCGCGGCGATCGCCGGGCCGAAGGTCGATGTGCAGCTCGGTCCCGCCGGCGTGCAGTGGTGCTCGAAGCCGCTGCTTGAGGCGGTCGCGGAAAACTCCGCGCAGACCGGCCGCCGCGTTCACATGCATCTGCTCGAGACGATCTATCAACGCAGGTGGGCCGATCAGTATTTTCCCGGCGGCGTCGTCCGCTATCTCCGCGATATCGGCCTGCTTTCGGAACGGCTGACGCTGGCGCATTGCATCCACGCGCGGCCCGACGAGATCGAGATGATCGCGGCGTCCGGCGCCCGCATCGTCACCAATTTCTCGTCCAATCTGCATCTGCGCTCGGGACTGGCGCCGATCGCCGCGGCACACGAATGCGGCTGCGCGATCGCGGTCGGCGTCGATGGTCTGGCGCTCGATGAAGACGATGACATCCTGCGCGAGATGCGGCTGGTGCAGATGATGCACGGCGGCCTCGGCTTCAAGCGCGGCTGGACGGTGCCGGAATTCTTCGCGCTCGCGATCCGCAATGGCCGCCGTGCCGTCGGCGCCCCGGGAACGGGCGAGCTTGCCGTCGGTGCGCCGGCCGATTTCGTCAGCATCGATCTCGACCGCCTCGAACGCGATCAGATTCTCGATGCCGATCCGCTCGAGCTGCTGTTCGCGCGCGGCAATGCGTCGCTGGTCGATCGGCTTGTGGTCGATGGTCGCACCGTCGCCAAGGTAGGCCGGTGCCTTGGTGTTGATCTTCCGGCCATCGAGCTGGAACTGTGCGGCATCCATCGTGCGAGCTGCGCCACATACGCGCATGTCTTGCGCGCATGGCCGCGACTTTCGAACGCGCTGCGACACTGGTTCGAGGCGCAGCTCACCTGCAATTAG